A region of Chloroflexota bacterium DNA encodes the following proteins:
- a CDS encoding type II toxin-antitoxin system HicB family antitoxin, which produces MTVRFILTDYVSHALAHAVYDKLEDGTFAGRIPSCPGVVAFGTALHECEAELRSTLEDWILVGLKLGHSLPVIEGIDLNKEPRREPVEAM; this is translated from the coding sequence GTGACAGTACGATTTATTCTTACCGACTATGTTAGCCATGCCTTGGCACATGCCGTTTATGACAAACTGGAGGACGGCACTTTTGCCGGACGAATCCCCTCCTGTCCGGGTGTAGTAGCTTTCGGTACCGCTTTACACGAGTGTGAAGCTGAATTACGCTCTACTTTAGAGGACTGGATTCTGGTTGGCCTCAAACTGGGTCATTCTCTGCCAGTAATTGAGGGCATCGACCTTAACAAGGAGCCTCGACGTGAGCCAGTGGAGGCCATGTAA